A single region of the Brachypodium distachyon strain Bd21 chromosome 3, Brachypodium_distachyon_v3.0, whole genome shotgun sequence genome encodes:
- the LOC100830437 gene encoding E3 ubiquitin-protein ligase ATL4 encodes MAMDPFPPPAPASTGDPLAVNIPPSLPSPSSPPSSSLNLSPSLLIIAALLAFVFFASVSIHFLLRCLSRSPSAPGLLPRAVHRAASSSNSDDGAEATTTAAAAASSARPAAATASEEVVDDEKERLIASLPLFTMASALAALPKSSPDCAVCLSPFLADAELRLLPACRHAFHAACVDAWLRTTPSCPLCRAAISLPHPPLPTAAAAAGAGAGLQEPLDSRSSTNSRSFRVEIGSISNRRSSAAGGDDHRRTYSLGSFDYRVDEEVEAVVSRIISRPTSAAAAKSTAGAAPQGPGDALAEAAGSRGWLRDYVDRLASSASSLSGRWSARWSQSHHSAHRQEEPWQWDPEAAAAAMSSAPRAADEDDAAGLMGLYRWIVGV; translated from the coding sequence ATGGCCATGGATCCcttcccgccgcccgccccggcGTCCACGGGAGACCCCCTCGCCGTCAACATTCCGCCCTCAttgccgtcgccgtcctcccCACCCTCCTCGTCGCTCAACCTCTCCCCGTCCCTCCTCATCAtcgccgcgctcctcgccttcgtcttcttcgcctccGTCTCAAtccacttcctcctccgctgcctcTCGCGGTCCCCTTCGGCTCCAGGTCTTCTCCCCAGGGCCGTccaccgcgccgcctcctcctccaactccgacGATGGTGCCGAGGCGACCAccaccgctgctgctgctgcttcctcgGCGAGacccgcggcggcgacggcgagcgagGAGGTGGTCGACGACGAGAAGGAGCGGCTGATCGCGTCGCTGCCGCTGTTCACGATGGCGTCGGCGCTAGCGGCGCTCCCCAAGAGCTCCCCCGACTGCGCCGTCTGCCTGTCCCCGTTCCTGGCCGACGCCGAGCTCCGGCTGCTCCCGGCGTGCCGCCACGCGTTCCACGCCGCCTGCGTCGACGCCTGGCTCCGCACCACCCCGTCCTGCCCGCtctgccgcgccgccatctCGCTCCCGCACCCGCCcctccccaccgccgccgccgccgccggggccggggccgggctGCAGGAGCCTCTCGACTCGAGGAGCAGCACCAACTCCAGGAGCTTCCGCGTCGAGATCGGGAGCATCAGCAACCGGCGCTCGTCCGCCGCGGGGGGCGACGACCACCGCCGCACCTACTCTCTCGGCTCCTTCGACTACCGCGTcgacgaggaggtggaggccgTCGTGTCCCGCATCATCTCGCGCCCcacatcggcggcggcggccaagtcGACGGCCGGGGCGGCGCCGCAAGGCCCGGGCGACGCgctggcggaggcggcggggtcgcGGGGCTGGCTCCGGGATTACGTCGACCGGCTGGCCTCCTCGGCGTCGTCCCTCTCCGGGCGGTGGAGCGCGCGGTGGAGCCAGAGCCACCACAGCGCTCACCGGCAGGAGGAACCGTGGCAGTGGGatccggaggcggcggcggcggccatgtcgtcagcgccgcgggcggcggacgaggacgacgcggcGGGGTTAATGGGCCTGTACCGTTGGATCGTAGGCGTATAG